TCCTGGTTTGGTAGTAAATCTATTAAGTACTCCTACTACATAAGCAATGTCAAATCTAGTACAATCAGTCGCATAACGTAAACTACCAATCTTGCTAGCATATTCCTTTTAATtaatcacatcatcatcattttcaataGACAATAAATGAACACTAAGATCAAAAGGAGTAAGAACATGTTTGCATCcaacataattatatttctttaatattttttctatgtaATGCgattgatcaagaaaaatacaatcacatgttttggtaattttaatttttcatacacaaaataaaattagcctCACCAAGATCTTTTATATCGAAATGATTACTAagcatattttttgttttatctatAATATGCAAATTAGAACCGAATATCAATAAATCATTCACATATATGctaataataacatttaaattatcccaagatttataataaatacatttatcacTCTTGTTTGGCTTATAGCCATTCTCGATTAtgcaaaagtcaaatttctcatgCCACTGTTTAAgggattgttttaaattttaagccATATAAGAATTTTGTCAACTTATACACTTTTTTTCTTGGCCAGGCTCTACAAAGCCATCAGGTTGATCTATATTAATTTCTTCATCTAGGTTcctattcaaaaaaattattttaaaattcatttgatgaatttttaaattgtaGATTGCTGCAAtgacaaataataatctaatagaTGTTATTCTTGTAACCAGATAAAAGGTGTCGAAAAACTCAAGGtcaactttttgttaaaaaccTTTTGCGACAAGCCTAACCTTGAATTTTTCAACTGTTCCATCCagtctaaattttttttctaaggacCCATTTACACTCTGTAGTTTTACAATTCGGTGGTAACTCAACTAATTTCTaagttttattagaaattagTGAATCTATCTCATCATTCACAGCCTCTTTCCAAAACACAGAATCAGGTGATGCTAAAACTTCTTGTAGAGTATTTGGATTTTcctcaatattataaatataatagtcgggaccaaaatctttttcaattctaaCTCTTTTACTCattctttattcaaaattttcgtTATTATCTAGAGGAGTAGAAGAACTAGttccacaaaaaaatattttgtctaaATTCTTGACCCCCAACTATTTtttgatttaaaatgaaatttctcTTCATGAAAAATTGCATCACCTAAttcaaaaattactttattttcaatataaaaaaatctataagttgtgtttttttttgcatattcaAGAAAGACACAAGTGATAGTTCTAAGTTTCTAACACCTAATTTAGGTCTTTTAGGATCTGTTAGCCTTACAAATGCCAAACAATCCCAAACTTTAAAATATCCCAAACTTCGCTTATACCCCCTCCATAATTCAAAAGGTGTAGTTTTTGACTTTTTATAAGGCaccatatttaaaatatgacaaataGTCAAAATTGCTTCCCCCAAAAAACTTAAAGAAGCGCCTAAATCAATAAGTATGACATTTGTCAATTCAATCAAtgttctatttttccttttagcCACACTTTTAGATGTAGATGAGTATGGTGCAGTAGTTTCAAGGATAATTCTCAATGACtgaacaaaataattaactcATTTGAATCATACTCTCGGCCTCTATCACTTCTAaatcttttattctttctaccaaattgattttcaatttcatagaggaaatttttgagtttttcaaaagcatcacttttattttttttaataaataagcataagtgtattttgaaaaatcatcaataaaaaggataaaatatatatttcctcCCCGAGTTAAAGTTCCTTCAAGTTCACAAAAATCGATGTGAATTAAATCTAACCATTTGGTATTTTTCTCAATACTTTTATGAggcatttatgtaatttttgcttgactacaaatttcatattttttaaaattttctttcagtTTGGGAATTAATCCTAAACTACTTATGATTGCAACATGTCTACCCTTAGTATGACATAAACGTGCAtgccaaaaatttaaaaaagaaagaatatcaACAGAAACATTCAATGCTTTATTATCAACTTTCAATTTAAACATTCCATCACAAATATAGCCATTGCCCATAAAGACTCCATTTTTAGTAATAACATATTGATAAGATTTCATAGTTTGCTTAAAACCAATTTTGTTGAGTAGAAAGCTTGATACCAATTTCTTCCTCATAGATGGTATATAGAGCACATATTTGAGCGTCAATATACATCCAGAGGTGAATTTTAGTTAGACATCACCACTCCCAAGGATCTTGGTTTTGTTTGAATCACCAAGCATAAtagttttctctttttcaaatgaAGTATACTTTTTGAACCAATCTTTATCATAGCAGACATGCCTATTGGCACCGGAATCTGTCCACCACCCTTTAACAAATTGAACCATGTTAATGTCTGTAATCATTGCTACAAATGGCTCCTCAGTTACGTTCATTTGAGGATTATTTCATTACTTTCGAAATTTGTAAATTTGAGTAGAGTGTCCACTTTTgccacaaacaaaacaaacttgATTTTGTGAAGGGAGTCATTGGTTCTTATCCTTTTGGCCAGGAAAACCTTCTTGTGAGTTCtagtaaattttttgaaattttttctttgcagCTTCAAATAACTATATTTTGAAATCTAACATTTAGGCAAGCCACcattttcagaaattaaatttaccttctTCATGGAagtctcattttcattttgaagcATCAAAGCATGTTGACCTCTAGCTTCATCTTATACCCAAATACGCGTAATTAAGGTCTCCAAGGATGTCTCCTTTTGATTGTGGCACATTGACTTTTGAAACTCCCTCCATAAAAGTGGTAGCTAATTGTCaatgatgccacaaacaattAGATTGTCTCTAATCTTGATGCCTTCAGATCGAATTTTTGCTACAGCCATTTGAAAATCTTGTGCTTACTCTACGACTGATTTTTCATCTACCATTTGATATCGAAATAAGCAACTTGCCGCATATTTCTTTGCACCAGCTTCTTccgtatcatatttattttgtaaacatttccaaattttctttgTTGAGGAGTAAGTAGTATTGTAGAAATCATAAAATTGATCCGCAAGACAATTTAAAAGGTAACATCGATAATTATACTcatcttttgtatatttttcaatatttcctttATGAGCTTTCACTTTTAATTCAATCACGTTCTCAATAGTTATCTTGTTAGGATTCTTTGCAGTGAGAATATAGGAGACGTTGAGAAGGCTTAGATAGAAGAGCACATTGCACTTTCATCTCTTGAAATGGACTCCCTTCAAACGGAATGGCTTGTTGAGGTCTCCAACGCTTTCCGTGGATTCTTCGTTTGTACTCTCCATATGAATCTCCTTAAATTTAAACGAAACTAACTTGAACCATGAGGCACGTAAATCTCActctctttaaggagattcatGTCTTCTGTAGTATGTAAAGTTTCAAATAAACCAGTGTAGTAGACTTTCTCTTGACTTGTCTTCTCCAAGATACAACAGCCAACTGATCGTAATATAGCTCGAACCAACTCTACACACATTATTGAGCACAAAGCTAATCTAAAAATAGCATCTCTCTTTTATctagaaaattttcaataaccTCTAAACATGACTACCTTCTTTTCTTTGTAAAGCTTCTCGctagagacaaaaaaaaatctctaacttctttttttcctaCGTAGACCCCAGTACTCTATCTCTTAAAGccatttttttcaacaaaaaataaataaaataaataaaaaataaaaactatacgTTAGTTTGATTCTAGAAAACTGAAAAGGATACAAACGGCTAGCCTTGGTTTTTTCCTCATCCGTTAAAACCtactttgaatatttttaaccTGTGCACTTTGAATTGTTTGGTTTAAAACCTTCTCAACAAAAAAGTATAAGGAATGCAACAGTTACATTAAAAACAATCTTACTAACAAATACaacctattaaaaaataccaacgGAATGTATAGTATGCACTGAGTTTTGGGAATTTTACAACCCCGAGTCTTTGGTTTTCTACCATCTAAACTAGGgtgattaataaaagaaaaatgttatagcagattatataaaattaaacttataaattgatatgacttgatatagtacgttagattgtaaaaatagatctaacatatcatatcatatcatatcatatcaagtcatgtcaatatatgagtttatttttattaaatctctctataattcCGAATATTTCGTGTCATAATTTAAACTTatcttattatttctttatatatataaataagacaGTGCAAACACTTGCCTATTATTGGGAAAAGCCACCCCAACACTCGTCACAAATTAATTTGAAGGCCCTCCTTACTTCTCTACCGCTCCCTAAGCTGTATTTGCAAATCATTCACTACTACGTGTCGAATTAACCTATTTTTCTTCGTGTTCATAATTGGTTTGCCTTCCTTTGTACCGCCCTTCTCGGTTCTTGGAGCTTTCACGCTACCTTCGTCTTCTCCCACCATAAGCCCATTTTTGCCTTTCAAGCCATCCGTGATCACACGGGCGGCACCGTCTTCAGGCCGCAGAAATGATAACGGGTGCGCGCTGGGCTAAACTTAGGCGCGCACCAAGCCCTGCAGCATTCATATTCTTCACCCTTGTTGTCATGCTGTCATGGACCGTCGTGCCATCCTTTGGTGCGTCAGACAAGGAGATACTCATGAAGTTTAAGAAGTCTTTAACGAATGCAAACGCTCTCAGCAACTGGGATCCTAAAGTAAGCCCGTGTGAAGGAAACAGGGGAAATTGGGTTGGTGTAATTTGTGTCAAAGGGAGTGTTCGGGGTTTGATGATCGAAAATAGGGGATTGACGGGTACGATAGACGTGGATTCTCTTGTTTCCTTGCGTCACTTGACGACCTTAAGCTTCATGAACAATACGTTCGCAGGCCCATGGCCTGATATTAAGAAACTAAGTGCATTGAGATCGGTGTATTTATCGTATAATCATTTCTCTGGAGAGATTCCGGATGATGCCTTTGCCGGTATGAGTTTCATGCAGAAAGTGTTTTTGGCAAATAATGAATTTACGGGTAAAATTCCTTCATCCCTTGCTGCCTTACCTAGGCTTTTCATGTTGGGACTTGCTGGAAACAACTTTGAAGGCCAAATACCCAATTTTCAACAGAAGAATTTCAAGAAGTTTAATGTCTCTAACAATAATTTGGAGGGTCCGATCCCTGCCAGCTTGAGCAAGATCAAGTCGGACAGTTTTTCAGGTGATCATTTTAGCCCCATTAGCTTTTTATGCTGGCTAATTTTCCATTTATAATGAAATTCGTTGACATGTGATTACAAGAAGTGGATGAATAGGGTCTTGAAAAGGATGAAGCTGTTTTTGTCCTCTGAATTAATGCTTATATGTGAAACATGAACTTTTCTTTGTAATAGTGTATATAATCCAAGTTTTTCTTCCAACGATTGCGGAATCTTATTCATATTTAAACTAAAATGCAGGCAATGAAAATCTATGCGGCCCACCTCTAGAATCATGCGACTTCTATCGTAAGAGACTGCCAGTTCTAAAAATGGCCCTTATTGGGATAATTGTAGGACTTCTCATAGCAGTAATTGCTGCACTTTTCTTCATATTCTACTTGAAAAAGAAATCACTACCAGCAGATGGATCATTAAAGTTGAAAGACAAAAACAAGGTGAATGTTGCTTCCAATACAGACATAGGAGTGGAACAGAAATTGCCAGAGAAGAGTGGGAATACGAGGAAAGCCGAATATGGGAAGTTGTCATTCTTGAGAGAGGACAGAGAGAAGTTTGGTTTGGAAGACTTGCTCAGATCCTCAGCTGAAGTTTTGGGGAGTGCGACATTTGGATCTTCGTACAGGGCCATGATAATGGGTGGGAAATCCATGGTGGTAAAGAGGTACAAGTATATGAACAATGTGGGAAGGGAGGAGTTAGATGAGCATATGAGAAGGCTGGGAAGATTGAGTCATCCCAACTTGCTGCCTCTTGTGGCATATTATTATAGGAAAGATGAGAAGCTGTTGATTTTTGACTTTGTTGAGAATGGAAGCTTAGCTAGTGCCCTTCATGGTACGTACCTTAACAAACGTTGATGTGTCAATAAGCATACTTGCAAATAGATTTATATATCGATTATTTCAGTATGTTTAGACTCACACCTtcgtttcttttgtttgttcaGGCAATCATAATGAAGAACAGCCTGCACTAGATTGGCCAACCCGTTTGAGAATTATCAAAGGCGTAGCTAGGGGCTTGGCTTACCTTTATGATGCAATCCATAGCCTAATTGTACCCAATGGACATCTGAAATCTTCAAATGTGCTTCTAGACGGATCCTTCAATCCTTTATTGACTGATTATGCTCTAACCCCCGTGATCAACCAAGATATTGCCCAAAAGACCATGATTGCTTACAAGTCACCTGAGTTTGCGCAACATGGCCGGATAACAAAGAAGACCGATGTATGGAGTTTCGGAATACTGATCTTCGAGATTTTAACAGGAAGGTTTCCGGAGAACTATCTCACACAAGCTCATGATCCTAATGCGGATTTGGCTTCTTGGGTCAACACAATGATTAAGGAAAAGCGGACGAGTGAAGTGTTTGATTCAGACATGGGGGGAGCAAAGGATAGTAAAAGTGTACTTGTAAAGCTTTTGAAGATTGGATTGAGTTGTTGTGAGGAGGATGTGGAGAGAAGATTGTGTATGAAAGAAGCTGTTGAGAGGATTGAAGAGTTAAAGGAGGGAGAAAGCGTGGGAGCGTATACTTTAAATGTTAGCAACGATAGGGATCATGAATATTCCTAATTCGGTGCATAAAACTAGAACATTAATGACTTCTCCATACCTCAGGTTTAATTTGGGATTTTACTTTTGTATCATCTTTGTGTACATTAGAAGGGTATTAATTTGTTTACACTTCATAGATCGATGTTCTGCGTAAAAGTAATGCTATTTATCACCCTTTTAATTGTCATCATATAATCATAGAACAATGTGGATATTTGAGGGGACTCAAACTTTTGATGCAAGAGGATCCAAGTCAGATGATGTTGAGTTTTCAGACTGCATGTTGACTGCATTGAAATACCTTGAGGTGGCAGATCAGCGCAAAGAGGGCAGGAAATCGTGATCTTTCCTTGATTGGGATAGTTTTGGGCACGCTTCAATATTTTAGCCAGAACTTTGGATACGGGTATCAGAATCGTGCATATGGCTCCAATTTGGAAAGCTCTTTTCGGCACGCACGTTGTAGGCACCTAGCTATGCTCAGTGTGCATCATTTTCGAGACtaaatttcactatttttccctctgatttcttatttttaatttttttaatcttttatggtaatatttcatttactgtTTTGGAAGTGATTCTGAAATTAATTTGGTCCAAATTTTTGACAGATTACttcttttattatgtatttaattttggcatgattattgggatttaatttgttatttttggtaaaattctAATGCAATCCATTTTTAGCTATTACAGCCCGGCTTGTGAGTTGATTTGATCATtcttgaatattgataattttgaattgaacatTAGAGTCGTTTTCTCTGTGTTTTTCGACGATTCTCGTCTTCTTTTCTATGAATTATCTATTAAAACTAACCTGCAGAATAATCCTTATTCTATCCGACGTCAATTTCCCAATCCCCAGACACCTAAAAGAATAGGGTAACCAATATTGCAATGATAATAGCAACCTTTCAAACAATATTGGATGATTTGGACGACCATAACCTACTATTAAACATGCTCTTGTATACATGCTAGCTATTAAAATTCTAAGTCGCACCCTCTAGTTCTTAAAATGACCCGAATTAAAGACTGAAAGAATATTGATGCTCCTATATATGCTAAGAATGACCAAATTCCTATGGTATTAACTACGTATTACGGTAGTTTATGGATTTCATTGATTGCCTAAAGAACATTTTTGTGTTTACATATGACACCCTAAGAAAAACCACTTCCCTTGTAAAATTTACCCAACAGTACTTCTGAAGTAATACTCATTTCTGCAGAATAATGGTGCCGTGCACACTGAAATTTATCCACAAgaccttaatttatatattaagaataGGGGGAGCATTGTTCGAGGGATATTGAATATGAAActcaaatacacacacacatatatataaaaggttTTTGTTGGCCCTAGCTGTAATTCGTTTGTTAGCATTTGCTGACTGTAATTTGCATGTTACTCTTAATTGCATGTGCCTTTTTCTTGCAGGTTTTTATCTGTTTTTGTCTAGGGCTCGTTCTCTCCTTTGTCTAgatttggtttttgtgtttactctgaaagtattttgtattttggtcggatgttttagatttttgatgACTAAGTTTTGGTcttttatgattatttgtaTTTCTCAGGTGTCTGGTTGTAACTACACCTTTCCTCCACCACAAGTAAAGGCATTCAATAAAATTAGGTACCGTCCTGTTCTTCAAAAAAAATAGCATTTGCTGACTGATATCCATGCATATATGGTTAATTTTCCACATTTAGAAAAGGAGAGGGAGATCAGGGAGAGAGTGAAAtcattgtgagagagagagagaattgtgGGGGTCATATTTGCTATATTTATGATCTCTCTCTTGTTCAAACTCTTTGGAAGGCTCTTATTCTAAATTAGCAGTAATAGAAAATGGAGATAAAGATATCTAAGATAAGAAGTGGTCAAAGGCATCtgaattttagtttatttttttaacagatATAGAGAGAGTAGTTTTGAGCCTCTCAGGTGGGTCTAGTAAATAACACATTGAGGCCAGGTGGTCAAGAAGTTACGTGAAAGTTTTGTCCAAGTTTTGAATTTCTGGGTCACCATATATGCACCACCTGGAATTGTTTGTGAAAGGTTGTTAAAAGATTGCATGcattatgttatttttcatgacaGTAGGGTCAGTCGTTTGATCGATCTGTATCTACAAACGAAAATGTGGCTTCAAAGATCAGGAAATGTTGGGTCAAAGATCGGTGCAGGTGGAAATGGGTTTATTGCACTTGCCGTAGACAAGGAGAAGGGAAGCCAAGCAGCTCTCAGGTGGGCGATTGATAATCTTCTCACCAAGGGACAAACTATTGTTCTAATCCATGTTGTTCTCAGGGCATCCTCATCTCcatgtaactctctctctctctctctctctctctctctccctccctaaTTTATCAATTTCGATTGataaaatggatgaaaaataagtgaCAGTGACATATTCAACATATCAGATCTTTATAAAGGGTGGATCAACAGCCACCGTTAGAGCACCCGCTGGAGGCTCCCTCTAGTCTATTtggagtgtttttttttttttttttttttttttttttttttttttttttttttattgctttttttcacatgtattttttttaatacttttaaatattttttaaaaaaatttacaataacattaaaaaaaaatttcttaattactaagtaacaaaaattaaaaaatcctagCGGGAGGACCAGCATTTTCCctttataaaatatgcaaaatgttaatttttaaagtttgatggcattttatgtatttttatccctCGTAGTTTGAAGGTGGTGCGAAATATATTTATCCCTTtatcttaatataattttattctattgTGACTATGAGGAAATCTAATAGCTAGAGTGCTTTCTACAAGCTTttaagaattattattattattattattatagtataTCAAACTTCATTTATTTCTACTGTTATTAAAATTTCCAACAGAAAATTTTCCCTAACTAATACCTAAAATATATAAGAGTGTAGTATCCTAAAACCCTTGCCTTATATGCAGGCTTGCAGCTTTCGTTCAgaaaagattttattgattgatgaatattaaaaacacatcaatttataatttttcttttatattttttttatagctatAGTATTTCTaaacaataatatatacatCGATGATAGCAAAAGCATAAATCAATAGGAACAGTTCAAAACGAGAATTACATGCATCGAAGCAACAAAGCTTTTGGTGTCAGTCTAGCTAGCAATGCTACTAGCTCTGTGCGTCTTCTCTTCTATTATTTTCCCtaacaagaaattatatttgcagaaCTTACGTAATTTCtgttaaaaagtgaataaatatagaatttatataaaaaaattattaatcaactctgctctttttcaaaagaattgcaCACTGTTTACGCATTTTacgactgtatctaacattgcTTTTAGCTAATATTCCCTTTGAATGCAAGATTATGAACTCTAATTACTTTTTATGGTTACAGATGGGGGCTGCCAATACATCATTTGTGACAGCAACAAAGCAGCTGCCTCTCCGCACGCACAAAAACTTGAGAAGGAAACCAAGGATCTATTCCTCATCTTCCACTGTTACTGTGCTCGTAAAGACGTAGGTTTTGGGGAGTTTcctattgtttttcttttttcttttccttgcgATGAGAAAATATGTTCTCCAGTACCATGCATGAAAAAGAGTcattatatatgttgtatttCTCTTGATGATACGAGCTTGATCTTGTTCTTTCTACCATTATTTGTTTTGGTTAGTTATTGCTCACATGTATGATGACATTTTGTCTCAGATACATTGCGTAGATGTTGTACTCGAAGACACGGATACAGCAAAAGCATTGACAGAGTTCATTTCCTATGCTGCAATAGAGAACTGTGTTCTTGGTGCGTCACGACATGCATTTATTAGGTAATTGCCtcaccaaaatatatatatatatatatttatatgttgcACATTCACTTCAGCACCATTAGCAAAACTTTTTCCATATTCAAAGAAGGCTTACAGACAGGCAGGGCCAGTTTCCTGTCGGTTGTCATCCTCAATCAACTGGAATTTACCCACTCAATTCATActaaaaaaagaagtttaagTAATTCATCTTTCAATTGaataacatattttcaaatcttagtttcaattattttaaggaATCCCATAAACCGAACCATGCTTTGTGGGCAAGCTTAAATTGAAGCTGCAGGGTTCAATACTCAATTGTATGGCTGTCATTTAAGAGACAGTATATAGTGTTGAATTTCAGAAATACATCCAACATACTAGCTTCTATATATGCGTTGACTAATGCTAGTTTGCTTACTTCCAGTAGTTTCCTTATGCAGATTCAAGACATCAAGCACATCGAGTAGTGTATCGAAAGGGGCACCAGATTTCTGCACTGTATATGTGGTCTCCAAAGGGAAAATTTCTTCTGTACGAAATGCTGCTCGTCCGGCTCCCTATGTTTCCCCACTACTTGACCATATTCAGAAACTAAGTAACAGCATTGTAAAAGCTCCTGAAACACCCCCCAGACGTAGCATGAATATAAGTGGTTTGTTCCTGTGATGTTAAATACAAACTTCCCTCAACTTCTGTTTATTAAGTACTGATAAATATTCATCCTTTATATGAAGCAGATAGGACATCATTCAAGCCTCGAAACTCATGCGATGACTCATTCAGGTCAGTCATGATAGATTTCCCCAATCACAGATTATATGATGCAGTGAGCTTGCAAACCCGAGTATTGTGGATATCGATCAATGTTTGTCCGTCTGTCCACAATGAAAAAGGGATTTGAGGGTTGAAGGGTTTTAATTTTTGCTTGATAAAGACAAAATCTTTCTGTTTTAATCAATCAACGAGTTCTGTGAACTTTTAGAACTGACAGGGTAATCCAGATGGAAATTTGAGCGAACTCCTGTCATACTTCCAGCATAATCATTGTTTAAATTCTTAAAAGGGGACAAGAGGTAGAGAGAATGCCATTTATGTTTCCATTGTTTTCATTAGCTGTTTGATATTCAAATTTTGACTGCCTCTTATGCTCTGCTCAGCATCAATTGGTTGATATTTGAAAGCTCATGATTGTGATCAGATTCTTTTATCTTCTTGGCAAGTTGGCCACTTTGAATTTCAAGCACCACCCTGAAGAGTTTTAGTCGTTTGAAATCTAAATACATGACCAGATTATGTTAGAACTTTTAAAATTGAACTTGTTCCATTCATATCATTTGATCTGATTATATTTGATTcaatcctttttattttaatcaataGATTGGATTATATATAGAATGATCAGAGTAGACTATAATTTGACTAATCTACCAGAAGTTTATATGTACACATATGAGGGAACAATAATCAACAAAAAAGAGTGCTGGAATACAAGTTTGAATGCCATTTGCCGTGACTAAACGCAGGCCACAATTCACAAAAGGAGGAAGAGGTTTGAATGTGAGGTCCCATCTGGACATGTCCGAATCAGATACTGACATATCCTTTATAAGTTCTGGAAGGCCAAGCACTGATCAGATGTCTTCTTCCCTGTACGATTTTTCTGATTCGGCCCCAACCTCGCAGTTTTCAACCAGCTCAGATCAAAGCACAGGATCAATACGG
Above is a genomic segment from Juglans microcarpa x Juglans regia isolate MS1-56 chromosome 1D, Jm3101_v1.0, whole genome shotgun sequence containing:
- the LOC121257332 gene encoding pollen receptor-like kinase 4, producing the protein MITGARWAKLRRAPSPAAFIFFTLVVMLSWTVVPSFGASDKEILMKFKKSLTNANALSNWDPKVSPCEGNRGNWVGVICVKGSVRGLMIENRGLTGTIDVDSLVSLRHLTTLSFMNNTFAGPWPDIKKLSALRSVYLSYNHFSGEIPDDAFAGMSFMQKVFLANNEFTGKIPSSLAALPRLFMLGLAGNNFEGQIPNFQQKNFKKFNVSNNNLEGPIPASLSKIKSDSFSGNENLCGPPLESCDFYRKRLPVLKMALIGIIVGLLIAVIAALFFIFYLKKKSLPADGSLKLKDKNKVNVASNTDIGVEQKLPEKSGNTRKAEYGKLSFLREDREKFGLEDLLRSSAEVLGSATFGSSYRAMIMGGKSMVVKRYKYMNNVGREELDEHMRRLGRLSHPNLLPLVAYYYRKDEKLLIFDFVENGSLASALHGNHNEEQPALDWPTRLRIIKGVARGLAYLYDAIHSLIVPNGHLKSSNVLLDGSFNPLLTDYALTPVINQDIAQKTMIAYKSPEFAQHGRITKKTDVWSFGILIFEILTGRFPENYLTQAHDPNADLASWVNTMIKEKRTSEVFDSDMGGAKDSKSVLVKLLKIGLSCCEEDVERRLCMKEAVERIEELKEGESVGAYTLNVSNDRDHEYS